Part of the Veillonellaceae bacterium genome, TTATTATGGTGAATTCATCTGCTGTTAGTTTGCCGGGCTTTTCTAATATCTCGTTGGGAACGGCCAATTTCCCCAAGTCGTGCAAAAGACCGGCAACGCGCATCATTTTAATTTCTTCGGTGCTATAACCTTTATTTCTTGCCAGGAACTGAGCAGCAATAGCTACACTGTGCGAGTGCCGGGCTGTAAAGCGGCTGGTGTTGTCAATTACCGTTGCAAAGAGCTCGGCAATATTAGTTACATCGTCAATATCCAAACTTATACGCCCTAGGGAATTAATATTGTGGAAGAAGTTTCCGTAATAATAGGGATTAACCAGATCGAGCCAAAAGCCCTCCTTACTGGCTATGCTTGTTAAAAGCTCCACAAGCTCAGGATCAAAACTTGTTCCGCTTAAGCTCCGAATCGCCGCCATAATGCCTGATTTTTGTTCGAATATATTGATATTATCGCGCACTAAGATTTCGAGACGGTCTGCAAGGTTAATGATCCGGCTGACCAGTGGTATATCATTTCCCGCCAGGCCTGACGGATTCACCCCATTCCAGCTATCGTGATGATGGCGAATAGGTACCGCCAGCTCTTTGAACTGGGCTGAATCTTTAAGCAGTTTATAGCCTTCTTCAGCGTGGGTATAAACATTCCAGTTAGTTTCAAAGGTTTGGAGTTTGCGCTTTTCAGCCCAATTGGATGCTGCGCCGATATCATGTAATAACGCAGCATATAAAAGCACCTGCCGGTTGGCAGCATCTAACTTTAGCTGTTGGGCTATGCGGTCGGAAATCATAGCCGTTCGCCAATGATGGCGCGA contains:
- a CDS encoding HD domain-containing protein, which translates into the protein MVFTIHPINLIKALSLALELSSGGLSRHHWRTAMISDRIAQQLKLDAANRQVLLYAALLHDIGAASNWAEKRKLQTFETNWNVYTHAEEGYKLLKDSAQFKELAVPIRHHHDSWNGVNPSGLAGNDIPLVSRIINLADRLEILVRDNINIFEQKSGIMAAIRSLSGTSFDPELVELLTSIASKEGFWLDLVNPYYYGNFFHNINSLGRISLDIDDVTNIAELFATVIDNTSRFTARHSHSVAIAAQFLARNKGYSTEEIKMMRVAGLLHDLGKLAVPNEILEKPGKLTADEFTIIKQHPYYTYRILEQIDGFDIIAEWAAFHHETPDGIGYPFRIANHSLKLGSRIVAVADVFAALTENRPYRPQMPWAKVENIMGSMAANRKLDADIVADLFSARVEAFELMEEANRLPMANGE